The Oncorhynchus gorbuscha isolate QuinsamMale2020 ecotype Even-year linkage group LG08, OgorEven_v1.0, whole genome shotgun sequence DNA window GCGAcatattttcatgcaaatatgATCAAATCTGCATAAAGTAAAATATGCGACATTTCCAATCCACTAAACAAACTTGTTGCGGATCGTGTTGACGTAGTtcacacaaaatgtacttttttttaCTTAAGTTTTAATTTACCGAATAAAAACAGAAAGTTCCatgtgtttccatcgcattttcaactcaacCGATAGTTTTGACAAAAACTGTTACGTTAAATAGCAAATGAGCCTACGCTGGACTTGGCatgtgtgctctagccaacaaCCCATAGATACAGTAGACTGTGAGGGTactgggtaggctagtctacattatgagattattatggataagcaCAAGAATATttatatttgtcaaacggcagtcaaACATCAATCAAtttgtcaccagaataagaccctcgatagtCATTGGAAAGGaccatcaagctcatcaccatgtactttcaccaccctgtgaactTCATCACAAGTTATTTCATCTGAGCTTAATAAACTGCAaagtttactttgatatgatggttattatataaatatttgtGTATAAAGGTGTTTCCACAACTATATCTCGCAAAATTAATTTTACCGACACAAGAAGGCCCCACCATCTCAAAAGAACAAATTCTCTCTCAGCATATCTATACAATTGTACCGAAACAAGCTGAATCCATCACAGCTGTTGTGAATTTTTTTATCttcataaaaactgtggatgaaAGTGTGGTAATGAAGGCATTGAAGAGAAGCTacatttcagtgtacttcctgaaatgtttgaaatgtaaatgtaccctGACCACGAGACTATatacacgactccaacaccatcattaagtttgccgatgacacaacagtggtaggcctgatcaccgtcaACGATGAGATGGCCtgtagggaggtcagagacctggccgtatggtaccaggacaacatcctctccctcaacgttatcaagactaaggagatgattgtggactacaggaaaaagaggaccgagcacacccccattcttaTCGACAGGGCTGTAGAAGAGCAGGtgggagcttcaagttccttggcgtccacgtcgacaacaaactagaatggtccaaacacaccaagacagtcgtgaagagggcatgacaaagcctattccagatcaggagactgaaaagatttggcatgggtcctgagatcctcaaaaggttctacagctgcaccatcgagagcatcctgactggttgcatcactgcctggtatgtgaactgcttggcctccgaccgcaaggcactacagagggtacagtagtgtgtacggcccagtacatcacaggggctaaactgcctgccatccagtacctctataccaggcggtgtcagaggaaggccctaaaaattgtcagactccagccaccctagtcattcactgtactctctgctaccgcacggcaagtggcaacgagcaccaagtctaggtccaagaggcttctaaacagcttctacccccaagccataagactcctgaacatctaatcaaatagctacccagaatatttgcattgcccccttccccccttttacaccgctgctactctctgttgttatgatctatgcatggtcactttaataacgctacctacatgtacatattacctgaattacctggactaaccggtgcattgaccctgtaccggtacccccctgtctATAATCTGGCTATTGTTTTTTTAccactgctctttaattacttgttacttttatttcttattcttatctttttaaactgcattgttggttaggagctcataagtaagcatttcactgtaaggtctacacttgttgtattaggcacatgtgactaatacaatttgatttgatactcacTGACAGGCGTAAAGAAGGAAGTGTGATTTCTGCTCTTCCTGTTGAGATATTTCTGTTGTCAttcgtgcctctctctctctctctctctctctctctctctctctctctctctctctctctctctctctctctctctctctctctctctctctctctctctctctctctctctctctctctctctcaggtgcaAATACCCTAAATACATACGTACATCATTAAGTAAGTACATTTAATCACACATGAAGTTAAGCTGTGGTCACTGACACAGCTGTGTCCTGATCAATATGTCTCACAATGCAGAACAGGCAAATTAAAGAAATGTCTTACTCTTGATAACAAGCTGAACTGCTGACAGGGTATTGGTTGTGTGGTTGTTCTGTACACCACAGAGATATCTCCCAGCATCCTCTTGGGTTAGTCTGGTGATGGTCACGGTGAATGCTCCGGCTGTCCTGTTGTCGAACAGTGAGAACCTCCCGTTCTGGCTTTTGGTTGTTGTCACTTTTACATCAACTAGACACTTAGATAGTGTATTCGCTTTGCAGAAGTATTTCTCATTGTCTTCATTTTTTTCATTATACATACAATGGATGGAGACTGACTGTTCTTCATAGCCTGTCACTTCTTCAGAGCCTGTCACTTCAGCTGGGTTTTCACAACACCAATCTGTAATTTTAAACAAACATGTAGGAGCACAGAATGAAATGCGTTCCCTTTTGTCGAGGATCGCATAATTTATGCAGTGagtctagaggtcgaccgattattaattttcaatgccgataccgatactgattattggagggccaaaatGCCGATACCGAATAAATGGGacgattttttatttttttatttgtaataatgacaattacaacaatactgaatgaacacttattttaacttaatataatacatcaataaaatcaatttagcctcaaataaataatgaaacagtTTTGAGGATCCAATGTTTACACTACCTTCAGAGACTTCAAGGTTCACTTTAATGTAGTTATCTTGTCCCCATGTGTCCACTCCACACCAGTATTTCCCAGCATCATTAAACGTCAGGTTGGTGATGGTCACAATGAAGACActttcctctctgttgtccttcagcGAGTATCTCCCGTTAGAAGCACTGTTTTCCCCTGCCTCAGTCTTAATAActttgtctttattaaaaacaggACAATCCCCTTTACAGAGGTACTTCTGGtggctcctccactcctctctataGGGGCATCTGATCTCTGCCTTGCCCCCCTCATATCCTTCCACTGTGATCAACTCTGCTGAACACACACTCCACATAGCAGCTGTAGGACACACCAACAGTCTCATTACAAACAGTACAAACACCCCAGCTTCCATTTCACATACTGTAAGAGGGGTTTCTACTCTGAACGAGTTACACTGTAAAATGTTACAACCAAACGTATCCAACTATAGAGAGGAGTCACTGGACATGTGTTCATTCAGACTGATGTACTCACCTAAGAGGAGGACAACCTTCAGTGTGAGGACCAGCAGGATAACCATGATGACTTGTGGCTCCCAGCTAGTTCAAGTCTCTTTAGACCCTGTACACCCTGTTTACTCCAGTCCCCTCAATACTTCTATGTCCAGTTACCACCCCAGTACAGGAAGATCTGCTCCTGCAGTGTGTATGAGAACCACTctgagtgtgtgttagtgtgtgtagtgcagGAAGTTGTTTGACTATTTACTTCCTGAAATAATTTCACTACTCTGTAAAACTTTTTAACATCATCCAGAAATAATCCGTAAATGAGTCATTTATAAATAGCTTTCTCGTCATTCATTAATCATAATATATATGGACAATTATTCAAACAActtttaaaatatgttttaaCAGTTATTaattagggtggcaggtagcccagcaGTTAGGAGCATTGGGCCAGCTTGCTGGTTCAAATCCTCAAGCAGACTAAATGAAAAATATgcctgtgcccttgagcaaggcaattaacctTAATTGTTCCTGTAAGTTGCtccggataagagcgtctgtgaaatgacaaaaatgtaaataattaACAAGATATAGATCCTTATATTATAAACTTACATATGGAATTATTTTAAGATGGTCATGCCATGGCTCATGCCATGGCTCATTTAGGTATCTGATTTTTAAGTTaattggggatagggctgtctactgcccccactggagtaattgcgtgcccatagtaaacataatttttttgttgtcaaaagttgctaatatatgcaaataaaaaatattattgaatagaaaacactctaaagcttctaaaaccatttaaattatgtctgtatgtaaagcagaactctcagggcagtcattctcccaaactctctcttgtcatcataaaagttggcccaactttgacgtcatcgcccccacccttcccaagcagttacaggtctgggaacagtctctctgtcttcagcgcgatctcagcgttcaatggggcttctcattgtgagaatcgcgtgctcacgagagttttggcgggccgaaacctttcggtcacacGAAAAAAtaggtcacttttatgcgcgctctgctgaggtcctgtcttttttccaagatcgattatacaatgcatgcgtttctgttcatcctcacgattgctgtacacctttgtaacatgttaaagcttgattatgaagttagtttgacaagtttaatcgacatataatatgtaagttcaacgttttggtgcgcatccacttgacttttggctacatttcaaccaaAATATGTCGTGTTtgagacacagactgcaaaactaaacgctgtttttggtaagtataattccttccaggtcttctgatggaagaacagcaaaggtaagggaatatttatgtggtaaatttgggtttatgtggactccaagatagaggagccataatgctactttttgtaacgttaaaaataaatgtaacacagcgattgcattcagaagaagtgtatctaactatatatatgtagaacatgcatatttagtcaaagtttatgatgtgtattccttgttagctgacgttatctgccggagctatcgtcatttctcaggacatttgagtagcattttttgaacgatgcatcattgtaaacagagatttatggatatatatatatatatagcatattattgaaaaaaacatacatgtactgtgtaacatgttatattactgtcatctgatgaagatttcaaaaggtgcattattagtgcattatttttcttttaatcctgcgtttgttgattgcatatttttttcaacttggctatgcaaattagccgtGTCTTcagtggtggtttgacataaatatgtgctatgttttcgccgtaaaacattttagaaatctgacttgctgggtagataaacaaggtgtttatctttcatttgagccattgaacttgttaatgtgtggaggttaaatatttttaggaatatttttgcgttccatgcgccaccttccagctgaacgtgggggtcCTTCTGGTTAAGGACCCTTTTAGGTATAAAAAAGGTTATATTTAAAAATTAGGTTATAAAATATTGAATCTGTCCATAGACACGCATtgattaacacattcataaatgtcaAAAAAGACAGTCAAGAAATGAGTCATAAGGAATGAgtttttgaagtgtctgtcttataactaggagatataagaaagcttgacacatatttaaccccttattgcCTCCATACTTCCACTCATTTATATGAGTTACCTTCAGACGAATTACGTGAACACCCTCGTGTTTGTGACAGTCTACACTTTCTACAGTGGGGTCATATTCGTTTGTAGCCCAAATGGTTCGGATGCTACAGACAAAAGACTCCCGACAAATCCCGTGGCACTTGTGGGGGGTCGTAGAGCATAACCAAACTGTTCGGATAACCAAACTGTTTTTGACATGTCTCCTATCTGACAAACAGCACTGTAGCTCTGTGGCATAggtggatgtggtggattgagatgcagcacATGCAAAAAACATATCTCTAGCTTTAACTCAAGTATTAATAAACACCttactgtcatgacgttgccctgttgggtgaggtttatgaccccaccctcccataaatacctttcccccttttctctccactctacagaatGGACTCTTGGAAAGCCCTTCGCTAACTTAGAGAGAGtatggtaacatcaaaaggttgggAAATGGAACAATATTTCCCTTTCTCAACCAGTTGAAAGTGTCCATTGGTACATcaagaatatgatgtcagatc harbors:
- the LOC124042064 gene encoding polymeric immunoglobulin receptor-like isoform X2 encodes the protein MVILLVLTLKVVLLLAAMWSVCSAELITVEGYEGGKAEIRCPYREEWRSHQKYLCKGDCPVFNKDKVIKTEAGENSASNGRYSLKDNREESVFIVTITNLTFNDAGKYWCGVDTWGQDNYIKVNLEVSEDWCCENPAEVTGSEEVTGYEEQSVSIHCMYNEKNEDNEKYFCKANTLSKCLVDVKVTTTKSQNGRFSLFDNRTAGAFTVTITRLTQEDAGRYLCGVQNNHTTNTLSAVQLVIKTDSSAPRVNTDTGINREGCHGDGNYEEIEDCPLQFSSGGETTTIYATANLPTSTSDSLNYANVNFHKVPSCPKEATVAIAKEGTSPGYYATVNHPHSTSEAPPIYYTVSKPRDA